The following DNA comes from Teredinibacter haidensis.
TAATAGCGGTGTGCTTAAATTTCATTGCTCTATCGAGCAAAGCCCTTGGTACAATACTAAGGGAAGATACAAATATAATGAGGGAAGCAACTCGTAAGACAGAGTTGAGTTCTGGTACTTCATAGTATTCGCTAATGAAGGGGGAAAGGTTGTAGAGAAGAAGATAGGCAAGGATTGCCAATGCATTAGATACCCAGAAAAAATTATCTAAGTCCGATTTGCTTACGCTCTTTTTATTGACAATAGCACTTCCTAGGCCCATACCTGCTAGTTTGAGGCACAGGCCCACAAATACCCCAGATATGGCGACAATGCCATAATCTGACGGCGTCAAAATCCTTGCGACCCAAATGGTTGATACCCAAGAGAGTATCTGAACAAATAATTTTGTTGATGACTCCCAAGCGAATCCAGAAATAACTTTAGCTCTGAGATCTTGCAACGCTTTATCCTCTAGCTTCAATATTCGAAAAGACCCTATTTGGGAAGGCAGTTTTTTCTGGATAGTACTAAATTTTTGAGATTTTCTATGCACGAGACATATTGGTAAAAATCGAATAAATTATCTGGTAAGCCAAATCTGGGCAAGCAAAAAAGCGCATCTTTGTCTTTTGTACTAGCTGGAAAGGGGGCGGCGCTAACTGCAGCACTGAATCCAAGTTTCTCACAAAACCCCATTTCTCTCAGGCCGAAATCTTGTGAGCGACCTACGGGGTAACAAAATACGTTGGATGCCGAAGGGATATTTTCTAATAGTTGTGTTCGGGATATTTCGATTTCCTGATAGGAGCGTGCTTCCGTTTCTCGTGAAAGTATGGGGTGTTTATGCGAGTGCGCTCCAATTTTAAGGCCGTTATCTGATAGCTGTCGCAGCCTATCCCATGACGTTGGCGCGTATTTATTTGGGGCCTTTTCAGGAATACCAATATCGAACTCTTTAGAAACAAGAGCAATTGTATTGTCTATGCTGTCAATATTTTTATTTTTTATCTTCTGAATGATGTTTTTTATAACACTCAACTTATTTGATGAGCGCCCTGCCAGATCTGGGAACTTTTGCTGGAACCTTTGAATTTCCGGAGTAGCGATATTGTCGAAAACGTAGTGAATTTTTGCATCCCAGAACCAGGATTCTCCATTGATAAATCCCGTCGTTACAAAAAAAGTTGCAGGGCAATCGTAGTGAGTAAAGAGTTGTGCCGACGCCTCGATTTGGTCCCAGTAACCATCGTCTAATGTAAAAGCTACAGACTTTGGAGGTAAAGGCTCCCCTGAGCTTATCGAGTGTGCTATATCATCAACACTTACAAAGTTGAACCTTTCTCTACGCAGAAATTCCAGCACGTAACGAAGATAGGGCAGCTCATGCCCAGATATCCCTAGGGTACGATTTTGGAAACGATGAAGCATAAAAATTGGTACGCTGTACGGAAACAGGGTCTTACACAGAGTATTATATGGGTAACGACAAGCGATACTAGCAAAAAAAGATTTCATATAATACGCCTGCCTACCCGTATTGCCTGAGTATATTTTTATACCAGCTCTGAAACATAACAAGTGTCCAAATCGAATTTCCGTGGTCGTAGGCACCTGACCTGTGCTGGTTGAGGGTCTCGGTTACAAGTCGAGGGTCAAAAATTCCTTGGTTGGTTAAATAGCCGTCATTTAAGAGGCTGTCTGTTAAATCACGTAGTTCACAATTTATCCATTGACTAATAGGCACAGAAAACCCCATCTTTGGGCGATCAATTAGCCTGGGTGGTACGTATTTGTATAGCACCTGCCTTAGTAGCCATTTGGACTTTCCTTCTTTGACTTTCATTGTATAGGGGATACGCCAGGAAAAATCTATCATGTCTTTATCGAGTAGTGGAACACGCAGTTCCAAACTGTTAAACATTGATGTTCTGTCGCCTTTGACAAGATTGTCACCAGGAAGATAACAACTTTGGTCCCACGATGAAGCCGCTTTAAAGTAATCATCTTCGAAAGAGTAACCCGAAAATAAATCTGTTTCGTATATGTGATTGTTTAATAATTGGGTAGGATGTTGCCAATAGCTGCAAAGGTATTGATAAACTGCTGCAGGTGAATCGCTTTGAAGAAGATCTATGATTTTCTGAGCCTTTAGACCAAAATTTGCGGAGCCTTTTCGTCCTAGTACCGCATTGATAAACCCATATAACTGCCCATATCTTTGCGTGGGTACTAATTGTACGAGGCGAGATAAAGCTAGGCGAAGAGACTTGGGGTACTTTGCGATCAATCTTGAAAATTTTGCTCCTTGTATATAGCGGTTATACCCGCCAAATAGCTCGTCCCCTCCATCGCCAGATAGGCAAACAGTAAGCTTGTTTCGTGCGAAACGGTTAACTATTAATGAAGGTAGTTGAGAGGAGTCTGCAAATGGCTCATCAAACACATTGGTTAGTTTTTCGACGTTAGTTAAAATGTCTGATGCCGAGATATATAGCTCGTTATGAGCGGTACCGAGATGATTCGCTATAGCTTTTGCATGGATGGCCTCATTAAATTCCTTTTCATGAAATCCAATTGTAAACGTTTCAACGGGTTTACTGCTAATGGCCTGTAAAACCGATGTAACCAAAGTTGAATCGATACCGCCTGACAGAAAAGATCCTAGTGGAACATCTGAAATAGCCTGTCTACCTATGATCGTGTGGAGCAAATTGTCTGCGTGCTCAATGGCCACTTCTTCGTTGGTATAGGTATTAGCTTGGCCTTCCTCTATAGCTTCGTTAACCGACCAGTAAGCGGCTGTTTGACAATCTTCTAGGTCAATATTACGAGTGTCGTGATCAAGTAAATTGATTTTAAGTATGTGGCCAGGTGGTAAGTGTTTACACTCCTTAAATACGGTATTTGGCGCGGTGAAATACCCGAATCGAAAATAACTGCCGAGTGCATTAAAATCCAAATTGAAAGAGCTGGGGGGCACAACACTGAAAATTGCTTTTAATTCCGAGCCGAATAAAAACACTCCATTATGGAGTGCGTAGTAAAGCGGCTTCTCTCCAATTCTGTCTCGAACCAAGGTAAGAGTTGCCTCTTCTACATCCCAAAAAGCAAATGCAAACATTCCTTTTGCTAAAGATAGTGTTTTTTCTGGCCCCCAAAGTTCAAGAGCTTCAATCAAAACCTCTGTATCCGAACCGCCTTTTAGGTGAGTTCCCTGAGTATGTAATAAATTTTTGAGTTCTCTGAAGTTGTATATTTCACCATTGAAGCAGATCACGCTCTTGCCAGAACGAGATGTCATGGGTTGATGGCCCAGCGGACTTAGGTCCTGTATAGCTAAGCGCCGGTGGGCGAAACTAATGGGGCGTTCTTCAGAGTGCCAACAACCAAACGAGTCGGGTCCTCGATGAGTTAACTGTTCGCTCATCGCGTAGGCAGTTTCGTGTAGCTCTCTTGTGCTGCGATTGAAGTCAATTAGCCCTGTTATTCCGCACATAGACTACTTTCTCGAGCTGGTAACTGATTGAATTGATCGGCCAGCTTTTTTCCAATAGATTCGAAAGAAAAATTATTAACAACGTGTTTCCTTGCAGCATCACCAATGGCTTGGCAAAGGTCAGGGTTTTGCATGAGTGTCATTATTTGCTTTATATAGTCATCGGCGGTCGTTGCAAACAGGGCGTGCTCCCCTTCGACCACATTCAACCCTTCAAACGTAACGGGGTGGCCGACAACCGCTTTCCCTGAAGCGAAGGCGTCGAGAATTTTAAGCTTTGTACCTCCACCATCGTCGATAGGGCATAAGTAGATTGCAGCATTATCAAAATAGGGATTAATGTTATCGACATAGCCGTGAACATGAAAATGTTCGTTGTTGGATGCGTACCTAATTAATTCTGCCGGAGGGTTCGCGCCGATTATATTCATCTCTGCATTAGGAACTATCAGCATCAGCTTTGGCCAAATTTCTTGGGCTATAAAGTTAACCGCTCTAATATTAGGGTACCAATTGAGCGTGCCGACAAATATGATGCCAATCGGACAAGGGCTAACCTTACCGGGTTTAAAGAAATCAATATCTACCCCATTGGGTATGTCGACGAATTTTCCATCCGGGCAAAAATCTAAAAACCTTTCAGAGTCTAAATTTGAGCATGTAATGTTAATATCAAATTTCGGGCATAATTCTTGTTCCACTCTTTTAAGGCGTCTGCCTTCCTGTTGAAAATAGAGTTTTTTAAAAATATTCTTTTCGAGACCGCTACGTCTGAAAAGCATATGTGATTCGACGTTATGGTGGTCTAAACTTAAAAGGCAGTTATCGATAGCTTGGATATAGGGGGCGAGGCTTATTGTGTCACAGTGAATGAGGTCGTAATTTTCTGATTTATGTAAATCGTTAGCAAGCGATTGATATCGACTACTTGCTAACCAGTTAATATTGTACGGATATTGAGTGAATAAACTTTTTGATGCGCACAGGATTTTAGTAAATTTTGATTTATCCATTGGGCAATCAACAAACAAAACTTTTTCACAATATTTTTCGAGCTCCTTCTTTGCTATGTCTGTACCTTCCTCATAGCTATTGAAATACGGCTCAATAAGAGATCGTTGGTTAAACGCCAACAGGTGTACGCTATGGTATTTGGATAGTTCTTTTATTAAGTTATAGGCGCGGAGCAAAACTCCCGCTTTGGGTGGGAAAGGTACGAGGTGTGATAACCAGAGTATTTTCATATGCGCCTATTTTGAATATTGCTTAAGATAAGAGTTTAAGAATGATTCCTTGCCAAAGCTTCTGTTGACTTTGTTTCTGCTGGCTTCGCCCATTTTTATTCTTAGTGCGCTATCATCCATTATTTCATTTAGCGCAGTAGCCAAAGCGCTACTGCTATTGGGAGGGATAAGCAAACCATTTTTTGTCGGTTCTACGAGATCACTATTTCCGCCTACATCGGTTGCAATAATAGGTAGCGCTGATGCCATAGCCTCTAAAATACTGCGAGACATTCCTTCCGTATCTGAAGCGAGAACAAAAATATCTGCGGCATTGAGCAGATTAATGACGTCAGTGCGCTCACCTAACAAAATGACCTTCCCCTTTAACTTGGAATTACTAATTTGTAATTCAAGTTCAGATCTGAGAGGCCCGTCACCAGCAATGTAAAATGTTATATTGCTGGTGGTATTGACAATTTCCGCTGCTTTTATCAAAAGATCAAAGCGCTTCAGGTTTACTAGTCTGCCAACACTTATCACAACTATCTCATCTTTCAGCTCAAGTGACTGGCGTGTTATTTCTCGGGAACAGCTGGGAACAGATTCATTAACAAAATTTGGAATATAAGTGATTGAATTGGTAGGAAAACGTCCTCTTTCTCTATAAAACTGAAGCATATTGTTGGAAACGGCCACAAACCGTGTACCAAGAAAGGCGACTATTGATAGCATGTGTATCCGGCGAGGTGTCTCCTCTACCATATAGATATCATGCAGTGTGCCTACATGCCGTAGACCACATAACGATGATACGAAATGCATAGTGATGATAGGGCTATACAGGTGGGAGTGGAGACAATCTAATTTTAGGTTCCTAATAAAACTAATTGTTCTTAAAATAAAAATTGGAAGTTTATATGTCTTTTTATAAAGCGAGTGATTGGGTATGGTGTGATTTTCTATACGGTTGGCGTCTGCGAATTCTTGTATATAAGAACTGCCAAAATGTAGTAGTACAGGTTCATGACCGTGACTTTTTAACAGTGATGCTGTGTCTATCACCATTGTTTCTGCACCACCCAAGTTGAACGTATCGATAAACAGACCTACCCTCATTTAGAGTTTCCTTGGTCGAGTAACTTGTTGTATACGTCAGCGTAACTCTTGGCCATCTGATGTGACGAATAGCGCAGGCTTATTCTCTGGCGCGCGTTATCTCCAAGAGTGTGTCGCAAATCAGTATTGGAAGCCAGTGTCTTAATCGCTTCAGCGAAGGAGCTTGGATCACCTTCGATTAACCGGCCGCAAGTGTGGTCGATCACTGTTGGGATTTCGCCTACAGGTGTTACGATTGATGGTTTGCCAGCTGCCATTGCTTCAAGCAGTGCCATTGGTAAGCCCTCTTTTAGTGAGGGCATAGCAAATATGTCAATCGTTTGCAGGATTTCAGGAATGTCTTGTCTTCGGCCCGTAAAGGTAACACTTCCATTTAAGTTAAGAGCCTGTGTTAGGGAGAGCAGGCTTTCCATTTCTGGCCCGTCCCCAACCACCAGCAGGTGTACTGGAAGACCTGCTAGCGAACTATCTGACAGGGCTCTTATTGCGACATCTACAGCTTTCTCGGTCGTTAGGCTGCTGAGAGTGCCTATTACGATTCTATTGCCGGGTATACCTAGTTCGTTTCTAAGGTTGCTATCCGTAACTAAACGTTGAAGGTCGACACCGTTTGAGATTGTGCTAATCCTGTTGTCTGGTAGGCCGATAGTTTTCATCTCTTCTGCAATTTCGTTTGAAACCGCAACAATGTGCGCAAAAGATCTAAGTAGTAAAGCGTCTATTTTTGCGTAGAGCTTTAACCTTAGGTTGGTTCTTTTCCATAGGTGATTCGTGGCAACTAGGTGCGTGTCGTTCCGGCTATGGTGAGCGTAAAAATCCTCTCTGTAGCCATGGGTATGGACCACATCAATATTATGCTCATTAATGTATCGCCTGATCCGTGCCGGTGCGCTAATATCGAAAGCGTGTTTGATGGGGAACTGGACTATATCGAACCCCATCTTTTCCGCTTCTATGGCGAACTCGGGGCGCGGCAGATTAGCTTCTACCGGGATGCCAATTATGGGGTGATAGCTAAACTCAGGCAGAAATTTTCCGAGTTCCAGGATCACGCGCTCTGCGCCCAGTAGTTGACCGGTGCATCGGATATGAAGTACTTTTCGCATATGCCGGAGAATGTCTTTTTGTTTGTATCATGGCGATTTTAACAACAAAGACATGTTAATTCGATAAGCTTTTTTTATGACAATTCAAAGTCTGTGCTTTAGCGTTGCTTGTGTGTCGAATAATATTACATGTTTTGTTTGTTTAGTTGACTTGAAGCGATGAGGAGGAAATCTTAAGATGCTTTCTCGGTGCTAACGTTATACGAATCTAAAAAAATACTTGATAGACCTAGTTATTAGCCTATTTGACACGAGTCTCATTGAATTAGTCATTAAAGATGTGGCCGCTCGGCTGCAAAATGTTCTACCGCAACTATATGTGGCTCAATTAATTTTTTCTCTACGGGTTACAGTCTCGCAGATAGCGTAGTTAGTTTAAGACACATGGTGTTTTCGATCGGGCTACCGGATGTTGTAACGTCGTTCAGAGGTGAAGGCAAAGTGTTCGTTTGTCGTTAAGTGGCAAGCTTCTTGAGCAATGTTTCTCGGTCTTGCTGCTCAGCTTGAAGACGTTAGCGTCGAATCGTGACTTAGTCATAGTACGACCGCTATCACAATCATTTGACAAATACGAGACGATTACACTGGGGGATTTCTTGTATATCCATAAATTAAAGAAGACTGAATTAGCGAGTGTCGGCTAGTACTATCACATTGAACCACGAAGCCATGAACTAAAATTTTTCATCCAGGTGTAAGATGAATGGGTGAAGCGAGTATTCAGCTGTGGGTATTTTCGTAAGGCGGTAAAGCGGTTTAGGTTTGTCTTTTATCGTAGACTCCCAAATAGTGTGATTCGATGAAGTAGGGGCGGGCATGGATTAATGGCGAAGTAATGGTGTATTGAGGGGTAGAATGGTTGTTGAAAAAAAGCAAGTTGTAATGGGATAGGTAAATGGAAGCTTACAGTAGTGAGACAAGTCGGCGTTTTTTTCTGGTAATTGCTGCAGGATCTTTGTGTTCGCTGCTGATCGTATATCAGCATACTCTAATTTTGTATGATCAGTTTTGGTCAGATCCAGTAAAAGCATATTCCCACGGATATTTGACTGTTGGAATGGCGATGTTCTTATTTTACAAAAGAATCAGTTTATTACAAGAAATTGTTGTTCAGCCATCAATAGCCTTTACGCCATTGGCGTTGCTGTTTTCCGCGCTATGGTATATCGGGCATTACGTACAGGTCTCGATTGTTGAGATGGCGTTACTACCTGCCATCATTTGGTCGTGGGTTCTCATTGTTGGGGGAAGATCGTTAGCTAAGACGGTTCTACCTGCGGTTGCGCTTTTTTATAGTGCAGTGCCTATCTGGGATATGCTGGTAGTTTATCTTCAGTCGATGGCTGTTTTTGCTACCGAAAAATTCTTGTTGTTGGTCGATATACCGGCTTATGTTCGCGGAGAATACATTGAAATTCCAGCAGGGTTGTTTCGCGTAGAGAGAGGCTGTGCCGGATTACACTATTTAATGACGGGTGCAACGATTGGTTTTTTTTATGCGTTTGTATATAGGTTTTCCTATGTTAGCAGAGTCACTATTGTCTGTTTGGCCGTTGCTTTTTCTGTGGTGGCCAACTGGGTAAGGATTATTGGCTTGGTGATAGTGGGAAATGTTACAAACATGGAACACAGTCTAATTACAGAGGGACATTCGCTCTACGGATGGCTGATTTTTTCAGTAGTAATGGTTGTATATTTTGTGCTTACTCGATATATCGGTGTGTTACCGAGTGAAGCTCAAGAAGCGAAATTATTCTCCAGGCTGGGCGTAAAAAGGTATGCATCTAAAGTGTCTATTGCCTTTGTGGCGATTGTTTCGGTTGCCCCCCTATTTGCTTGGTATAGTTCTTCTTATACACCCTCTTCCTTGGCGACTCCAAATAGTTTTGATTTGGAAAGAGCTATACCAGAATATATCTGGAGGCCAGATTTTAATGGCTATGATAAGGTGGAATACAGTAGCAAATATTTTGATGAATATAGCGCGCAAATTTTGGTTTTAACATACCAGTACCAGCTCCAGGGAAAGGAGATGATTTCAGACAGTAACAACCTTAGCGAAGATAACGAAATAAAATATGTAGATAATCTAACGCTAGGGGAGCATGGTCAAATAAGTATTCATGTTGTCAGTAGTGGTCGAGATAGCCGTTTGGTTTTCTGGGGGTACTTAACGCGGGACGTTTATACTTACTCTGATATTCAGGCGAAATTGGACCAGTTGGTGAAGAGAAGCAAGGCTGGGCAGAAAGCAGTATTTGCAAGCTTGTTGTGCCAGTCCAAAGCCTGCAATAAAGAGATTCAAAGGCTGAATAAAAATGAGTACTCTTCTGCGGTTCGCCAGATGTTGATAGAAGCGGCAAGAGAATAGTTTCTTGAGTGTATAAAACTAGAGTGGAGCTTCATGTGTTTTGGGTATATTGAAAACTAAGTCTAGTAAAAATAGAGGGTATTATGCTTGTAATCTTATTTTGGATAGCAATATTTTTTACTTTGTATAGCTACTTTATTTATCCTATTGCCCTTAAGCTTATTGTTTTTTGGGGTGGTGGTTCACGTAAGCAAGTAAAGAGTAGTACTAGCGTTAATATATCACTCTTGATTACGGCTTATAATGAAAAGGATAGGATTGGTAAGAAGCTAGAGAATACGTTGAAATTGGAATATGATCACGGGTCTTTGGAGGTCATCGTTGCTTCAGATTGCTCGGATGATGGAACCGATAATATCGTCCGTACTTATGAAGATAGGGGGGTAAGCCTTGTTCGTGCGGCTAAGCGCTTAGGTAAAGAAAATGCGCAATTGGCAGCAATAAAGGTGGCGCAAGGTGAAATACTTGTATTCTCAGACACCGCGACAGATATTCCGCCTGATGCTCTTAATAAATTAGCTGCATATTTTAGTGATGAAAGTATTGGAGCCGTGTCCAGTGAAGATCGTTTTGTCGCGCAAGATGGATCTCTACCTGGCGAAGGCGCTTACGTTAAATATGAAATGTGGCTGAGGCAGCAAGAATCTAGGTTGGCCGGCTTGGTTGGTTTAAGTGGATCATTTTTTGCTGCGAGAAAAGAGGTGTGTCAAGAATGGGATATTCATTCTCCTTCCGATTTTAATACTGCGTTAAATTCAGTTCGTTTGGGCTATAAAGCAATT
Coding sequences within:
- a CDS encoding glycosyltransferase; amino-acid sequence: MKILWLSHLVPFPPKAGVLLRAYNLIKELSKYHSVHLLAFNQRSLIEPYFNSYEEGTDIAKKELEKYCEKVLFVDCPMDKSKFTKILCASKSLFTQYPYNINWLASSRYQSLANDLHKSENYDLIHCDTISLAPYIQAIDNCLLSLDHHNVESHMLFRRSGLEKNIFKKLYFQQEGRRLKRVEQELCPKFDINITCSNLDSERFLDFCPDGKFVDIPNGVDIDFFKPGKVSPCPIGIIFVGTLNWYPNIRAVNFIAQEIWPKLMLIVPNAEMNIIGANPPAELIRYASNNEHFHVHGYVDNINPYFDNAAIYLCPIDDGGGTKLKILDAFASGKAVVGHPVTFEGLNVVEGEHALFATTADDYIKQIMTLMQNPDLCQAIGDAARKHVVNNFSFESIGKKLADQFNQLPARESSLCAE
- the asnB gene encoding asparagine synthase (glutamine-hydrolyzing), with the protein product MCGITGLIDFNRSTRELHETAYAMSEQLTHRGPDSFGCWHSEERPISFAHRRLAIQDLSPLGHQPMTSRSGKSVICFNGEIYNFRELKNLLHTQGTHLKGGSDTEVLIEALELWGPEKTLSLAKGMFAFAFWDVEEATLTLVRDRIGEKPLYYALHNGVFLFGSELKAIFSVVPPSSFNLDFNALGSYFRFGYFTAPNTVFKECKHLPPGHILKINLLDHDTRNIDLEDCQTAAYWSVNEAIEEGQANTYTNEEVAIEHADNLLHTIIGRQAISDVPLGSFLSGGIDSTLVTSVLQAISSKPVETFTIGFHEKEFNEAIHAKAIANHLGTAHNELYISASDILTNVEKLTNVFDEPFADSSQLPSLIVNRFARNKLTVCLSGDGGDELFGGYNRYIQGAKFSRLIAKYPKSLRLALSRLVQLVPTQRYGQLYGFINAVLGRKGSANFGLKAQKIIDLLQSDSPAAVYQYLCSYWQHPTQLLNNHIYETDLFSGYSFEDDYFKAASSWDQSCYLPGDNLVKGDRTSMFNSLELRVPLLDKDMIDFSWRIPYTMKVKEGKSKWLLRQVLYKYVPPRLIDRPKMGFSVPISQWINCELRDLTDSLLNDGYLTNQGIFDPRLVTETLNQHRSGAYDHGNSIWTLVMFQSWYKNILRQYG
- a CDS encoding polysaccharide deacetylase family protein, yielding MKSFFASIACRYPYNTLCKTLFPYSVPIFMLHRFQNRTLGISGHELPYLRYVLEFLRRERFNFVSVDDIAHSISSGEPLPPKSVAFTLDDGYWDQIEASAQLFTHYDCPATFFVTTGFINGESWFWDAKIHYVFDNIATPEIQRFQQKFPDLAGRSSNKLSVIKNIIQKIKNKNIDSIDNTIALVSKEFDIGIPEKAPNKYAPTSWDRLRQLSDNGLKIGAHSHKHPILSRETEARSYQEIEISRTQLLENIPSASNVFCYPVGRSQDFGLREMGFCEKLGFSAAVSAAPFPASTKDKDALFCLPRFGLPDNLFDFYQYVSCIENLKNLVLSRKNCLPK
- a CDS encoding glycosyltransferase family 4 protein; its protein translation is MRVGLFIDTFNLGGAETMVIDTASLLKSHGHEPVLLHFGSSYIQEFADANRIENHTIPNHSLYKKTYKLPIFILRTISFIRNLKLDCLHSHLYSPIITMHFVSSLCGLRHVGTLHDIYMVEETPRRIHMLSIVAFLGTRFVAVSNNMLQFYRERGRFPTNSITYIPNFVNESVPSCSREITRQSLELKDEIVVISVGRLVNLKRFDLLIKAAEIVNTTSNITFYIAGDGPLRSELELQISNSKLKGKVILLGERTDVINLLNAADIFVLASDTEGMSRSILEAMASALPIIATDVGGNSDLVEPTKNGLLIPPNSSSALATALNEIMDDSALRIKMGEASRNKVNRSFGKESFLNSYLKQYSK
- a CDS encoding glycosyltransferase — its product is MRKVLHIRCTGQLLGAERVILELGKFLPEFSYHPIIGIPVEANLPRPEFAIEAEKMGFDIVQFPIKHAFDISAPARIRRYINEHNIDVVHTHGYREDFYAHHSRNDTHLVATNHLWKRTNLRLKLYAKIDALLLRSFAHIVAVSNEIAEEMKTIGLPDNRISTISNGVDLQRLVTDSNLRNELGIPGNRIVIGTLSSLTTEKAVDVAIRALSDSSLAGLPVHLLVVGDGPEMESLLSLTQALNLNGSVTFTGRRQDIPEILQTIDIFAMPSLKEGLPMALLEAMAAGKPSIVTPVGEIPTVIDHTCGRLIEGDPSSFAEAIKTLASNTDLRHTLGDNARQRISLRYSSHQMAKSYADVYNKLLDQGNSK
- a CDS encoding glycosyltransferase family 2 protein codes for the protein MLVILFWIAIFFTLYSYFIYPIALKLIVFWGGGSRKQVKSSTSVNISLLITAYNEKDRIGKKLENTLKLEYDHGSLEVIVASDCSDDGTDNIVRTYEDRGVSLVRAAKRLGKENAQLAAIKVAQGEILVFSDTATDIPPDALNKLAAYFSDESIGAVSSEDRFVAQDGSLPGEGAYVKYEMWLRQQESRLAGLVGLSGSFFAARKEVCQEWDIHSPSDFNTALNSVRLGYKAITAPDVLGYYQDLKDSSKEYSRKIRTVIRGMTALRRHPGVLDPTKYGLFSFQVWSHKLMRWLVPWSLLVLFVVSAFISGEGQLYQLALLVQIVFYGIAIAAHFNSSLLRYGVVKLIYFFVQVNIALFDASIKFFSGTRMTTWKPSAR
- the xrt gene encoding exosortase; protein product: MEAYSSETSRRFFLVIAAGSLCSLLIVYQHTLILYDQFWSDPVKAYSHGYLTVGMAMFLFYKRISLLQEIVVQPSIAFTPLALLFSALWYIGHYVQVSIVEMALLPAIIWSWVLIVGGRSLAKTVLPAVALFYSAVPIWDMLVVYLQSMAVFATEKFLLLVDIPAYVRGEYIEIPAGLFRVERGCAGLHYLMTGATIGFFYAFVYRFSYVSRVTIVCLAVAFSVVANWVRIIGLVIVGNVTNMEHSLITEGHSLYGWLIFSVVMVVYFVLTRYIGVLPSEAQEAKLFSRLGVKRYASKVSIAFVAIVSVAPLFAWYSSSYTPSSLATPNSFDLERAIPEYIWRPDFNGYDKVEYSSKYFDEYSAQILVLTYQYQLQGKEMISDSNNLSEDNEIKYVDNLTLGEHGQISIHVVSSGRDSRLVFWGYLTRDVYTYSDIQAKLDQLVKRSKAGQKAVFASLLCQSKACNKEIQRLNKNEYSSAVRQMLIEAARE